The region GCCTCGTCAATAATGTTTAAGTCCAAAATCACCGGCAGACCTGCCTCCAGCAATTGGAGGGTCATATTGAGCATTCGCCTGATATTTTTAGCGTCGATAACATGAACGACTACGTCGGGACGCTCGCTAATTAGCAGCCGCCTGGTAACTTTCTCTTCCTCGGTTATGGGAATAAAGGAGTACAGTCCCGGTGTATCAATGATTTCCCAGTTATTACCGTCAAACCTTCCCATTCCGCGACCGATATCAACGGTTGTACCCGGATAATTCGAAACAGTGACATAAACGCCGGTAAAATTGTTAAATAAAACACTTTTCCCTACGTTAGGCGCTCCCACCAGCACCGCTTTTTTCCCCACATGCTGCGTCATGCTTTTCCTCCGCTTTCCAATCACTACGATATTTCCTATTCACGGAGGAAGCCAATTATGAATCACACTTAAAAAGGCGCATCAGGAAAACCCGATGCACCTTTTAACTATACCAGCGGCGATATTTTGGCGGCAATGGCTTGTTTAGGCATGAAGCCGATCAGTTTTTCACCAGGCTCGCCATTTTTAAACAAGATCATGGTCGGCAGGCTCATCACACCATACTTTTGCGCCAAGGAACGGTTTTCGTCAACATTAACTTTGACCAGCTTCACCTTGTCGCCCATTTCGTTCGCCAACTCATCGAATACCGGTGATAATTTAGTACAGAACCCACACCAGGGAGCCCAAAAGTCGACCAGCACCGGTTTGGCTGAGTCTAGCACCTCTTCTTGGAAATTGGTCT is a window of Sporolituus thermophilus DSM 23256 DNA encoding:
- the trxA gene encoding thioredoxin; protein product: MANVLNVNETNFQEEVLDSAKPVLVDFWAPWCGFCTKLSPVFDELANEMGDKVKLVKVNVDENRSLAQKYGVMSLPTMILFKNGEPGEKLIGFMPKQAIAAKISPLV